The Streptomyces sp. NBC_01255 genome window below encodes:
- a CDS encoding HtaA domain-containing protein: MATPLRRSVTLAAATAAALGTGAVALALPASAADAPPPPMTLSDGTLDWGIKQSFRSYLAQPFAHGKTTVEGGAKQAANNGVFTFGEGTGTYDTVTHGTANSFKGGVRFEAHSGALDIRISDVKLTTKGTAAPTGEITADVVTKEKDGSVSTRDDVSFAALDMTGVRPAQGAGGAMVFKDIPAKLTKGGAEAFAGFYKEGDQLDAATLTVKAGARPTTPPPTTEPPTTLPPTTEPPTTPPVTPTTTAPTSPAPTTTAPTSPAPTTTAPTSPAPTTTAPTTAPATQPPTDPAGVVDGRLTWGVKQSWQRYVGEMCGGSVTASGGAVKRGSAYDFGFVKADLDADARKAEAAFSGKLAFVCNAHGIEWTVADLKVKATGTTGTLTADVTSATGTKNDVALVDLDLSKADWTVTKGLVTLADIPAKLTAAGSATFSAPGGQGGYPAGTEMDPVTVTLAADKDASLPSTTGGSSTTGGSGTTGTTGGSGSAGGSSTTGGGGTVGGSGTVGGAGTVGGSSTTGGSGALAATGSGTPTGLLLAASGLIAGAGAAVVIAVRRRAMES; this comes from the coding sequence ATGGCCACCCCCTTGCGCCGATCCGTCACCCTGGCCGCCGCCACGGCCGCCGCCCTCGGCACGGGCGCCGTCGCCCTCGCGCTGCCCGCCTCGGCGGCCGACGCCCCGCCGCCCCCGATGACGCTGAGCGACGGCACCCTGGACTGGGGCATCAAGCAGTCCTTCCGCTCGTACCTCGCGCAGCCCTTCGCGCACGGGAAGACCACGGTCGAGGGAGGCGCCAAGCAGGCCGCGAACAACGGCGTCTTCACCTTCGGCGAAGGCACCGGCACCTACGACACGGTCACCCACGGCACCGCCAACTCCTTCAAGGGCGGCGTCCGCTTCGAGGCCCACTCGGGCGCGCTCGACATCCGGATCTCGGACGTCAAGCTGACGACGAAGGGCACGGCGGCGCCGACCGGCGAGATCACCGCGGACGTCGTCACCAAGGAGAAGGACGGCAGCGTCAGCACCCGCGACGACGTCTCCTTCGCCGCGCTCGACATGACCGGCGTCCGGCCTGCCCAGGGCGCCGGCGGCGCCATGGTGTTCAAGGACATACCGGCGAAGCTGACGAAGGGCGGCGCGGAGGCCTTCGCGGGCTTCTACAAGGAGGGCGACCAGCTCGACGCGGCCACGCTCACCGTGAAGGCGGGCGCCCGTCCGACGACCCCGCCGCCGACCACCGAGCCCCCGACCACGCTGCCCCCGACCACCGAGCCCCCGACGACCCCGCCCGTCACACCGACGACGACGGCTCCGACGTCCCCCGCGCCCACCACCACCGCCCCGACGTCCCCGGCCCCCACCACGACGGCCCCGACGTCCCCGGCCCCGACGACCACCGCCCCCACCACCGCGCCCGCGACGCAGCCGCCGACCGACCCCGCCGGCGTCGTCGACGGCAGGCTGACCTGGGGCGTCAAGCAGAGCTGGCAGCGGTACGTCGGCGAGATGTGCGGCGGCTCCGTCACCGCCTCCGGCGGCGCCGTGAAGCGGGGCTCCGCCTACGACTTCGGCTTCGTCAAGGCCGACCTCGACGCCGACGCCCGCAAGGCCGAGGCCGCGTTCTCCGGCAAGCTCGCCTTCGTCTGCAACGCGCACGGCATCGAATGGACCGTCGCCGACCTGAAGGTCAAGGCGACCGGCACCACCGGCACCCTCACCGCCGACGTCACCAGCGCCACCGGCACGAAGAACGACGTGGCGCTGGTCGACCTGGACCTGTCCAAGGCCGACTGGACCGTGACCAAGGGGCTCGTCACCCTCGCCGACATCCCGGCGAAGCTCACCGCGGCGGGCTCCGCCACGTTCAGCGCCCCGGGCGGCCAGGGCGGCTACCCGGCGGGCACCGAGATGGACCCGGTGACCGTGACCCTCGCGGCCGACAAGGACGCCTCGCTGCCCTCGACCACCGGCGGCTCCTCCACGACGGGCGGCTCCGGCACCACCGGCACCACCGGCGGTTCGGGTTCGGCCGGCGGCTCGTCCACCACGGGCGGCGGCGGGACCGTCGGCGGTTCCGGCACCGTCGGCGGCGCGGGCACCGTCGGAGGCTCGTCCACGACGGGCGGCTCCGGCGCCCTCGCCGCCACCGGCTCGGGCACCCCGACCGGCCTCCTCCTCGCCGCCTCCGGCCTGATCGCCGGCGCGGGCGCGGCCGTCGTCATCGCCGTCCGCCGCCGCGCGATGGAGTCCTGA
- a CDS encoding biliverdin-producing heme oxygenase, with amino-acid sequence MDTPFSTLIRTASHEQHTEAETSSFMGDLLGGRLAVDAYARYTEQLWFVYRALEEGAEALREDPVAGPFIQAELFRTAALEQDLAHLRGPDWRAGVSPLPATVAYAERVADCARDWPAGYVAHHYTRYLGDLSGGQIIRDKAERTWGFARKGDGVRFYVFDEISNPAAFKRTYRELLDAVNADDLEKQRIVDECKRAFDFNSAVFHQLGGEFPLSA; translated from the coding sequence TTGGACACGCCCTTCTCCACGCTCATCCGTACGGCCTCGCACGAGCAGCACACGGAGGCGGAGACGTCGTCCTTCATGGGCGACCTCCTGGGCGGACGCCTGGCCGTCGACGCCTACGCCCGCTACACGGAGCAGCTCTGGTTCGTCTACCGCGCCCTGGAGGAGGGTGCGGAGGCGCTGCGCGAGGACCCGGTCGCCGGGCCGTTCATACAGGCCGAGCTGTTCCGCACGGCCGCCCTTGAGCAGGACCTCGCCCATCTGCGGGGCCCCGACTGGCGCGCCGGGGTCTCCCCGCTGCCCGCCACCGTCGCGTACGCCGAGCGGGTCGCGGATTGCGCCCGTGACTGGCCCGCGGGGTACGTGGCCCACCACTACACGCGCTACCTGGGCGACCTGTCGGGCGGTCAGATCATCCGTGACAAGGCGGAGCGGACCTGGGGCTTCGCGCGCAAGGGCGACGGCGTCCGCTTCTACGTCTTCGACGAGATCTCCAACCCGGCCGCGTTCAAGCGGACGTACCGGGAGCTGCTCGACGCGGTGAACGCCGATGACCTGGAGAAGCAGCGGATCGTCGACGAGTGCAAGCGCGCCTTCGACTTCAACAGCGCGGTCTTCCACCAGCTGGGCGGCGAGTTCCCGCTCAGCGCGTAG
- a CDS encoding PhzF family phenazine biosynthesis protein translates to MNTTATDIDVLRVFCAGDGRHGNALGVVRDPRHHPDEASRQALAKELGFSETVFVDDPERGHVDIYTPGLRLPFAGHPLVGTAWLLDLEVVHPPAGEVWVRGDGEFTWIEARAEWAPPRTLRRYGSAAEVDALEVPEPGEWIYAWAWQEEAAGRVRARAFPGRGDGIDEDEATGAAALLLTAQLGRALNITQGRGSQLLTAPGPDGIVELGGRVRLEGTLTR, encoded by the coding sequence ATGAACACGACCGCCACTGACATCGACGTCCTCCGGGTCTTCTGTGCGGGCGACGGCCGCCACGGCAACGCCCTCGGAGTCGTACGGGACCCCCGTCACCACCCCGACGAGGCCTCCCGGCAGGCGCTCGCCAAGGAGCTCGGCTTCAGCGAGACGGTGTTCGTGGACGACCCCGAGCGCGGTCACGTCGACATCTACACCCCCGGCCTGCGGCTGCCGTTCGCCGGACACCCCCTCGTCGGGACCGCCTGGCTGCTCGACCTGGAGGTCGTCCACCCGCCCGCCGGAGAGGTATGGGTGCGCGGCGACGGGGAGTTCACCTGGATAGAGGCGCGCGCCGAGTGGGCGCCGCCGCGGACCCTGCGCCGGTACGGCTCCGCCGCCGAGGTGGACGCCCTGGAGGTGCCCGAGCCCGGCGAGTGGATCTACGCCTGGGCCTGGCAGGAGGAGGCCGCGGGCCGGGTCAGGGCGCGGGCGTTCCCCGGGCGCGGCGACGGCATCGACGAGGACGAGGCGACCGGCGCGGCGGCGCTGCTCCTGACGGCGCAGCTGGGACGGGCCCTGAACATCACGCAGGGCCGGGGGTCGCAGCTGCTCACTGCCCCCGGCCCTGACGGCATCGTGGAGTTGGGCGGACGCGTCCGCCTGGAGGGGACCCTCACGCGCTGA
- a CDS encoding FecCD family ABC transporter permease — protein MTALQDSPPHTEKTDRTEKAEKEVPAAGPRPRRGRSAVLTGSLLAVLLLLSLLSAGIGAYEIPLGDVLASVQHRIGLGGHALDRTAESVLWNIRLPRVVLAVLVGASLGCAGALMQGVFGNPLAEPGVIGISAGAAVGAVGAIALGLTFLGNWTVTVCAFVAGLATVFLVYAMSRSGGRTEVVTLILTGIAVNAFAGALIGLFIFFADNAQITQITFWQLGSLAQATWPKVLAVLPCALLGLAVAPFHSRRLDLLALGERPARHLGVDVERLRIALILVVALLTAAAVAVAGIITFVGLLVPHLLRMANGPGHRFLVPGSALGGAVVLAAGDLAARTVAAPAELPLGVLTALLGSPFFFWLLRRTRRRQGGWA, from the coding sequence GTGACGGCGCTCCAGGATTCCCCGCCGCACACGGAGAAGACCGACAGGACGGAGAAGGCGGAGAAGGAGGTTCCCGCGGCGGGCCCGCGTCCGCGGCGCGGCCGGTCCGCCGTCCTCACCGGCTCCCTCCTCGCCGTCCTGCTCCTCCTCTCCCTCCTCTCCGCGGGGATCGGGGCGTACGAGATCCCGCTCGGCGACGTCCTCGCCTCCGTCCAGCACCGGATCGGGCTCGGCGGGCACGCGCTCGACCGCACGGCCGAGAGCGTCCTGTGGAACATCCGGCTCCCCCGGGTCGTCCTCGCCGTCCTCGTCGGCGCCTCGCTCGGCTGCGCGGGCGCCCTCATGCAGGGCGTGTTCGGCAACCCCCTCGCCGAGCCGGGCGTCATCGGCATCTCGGCGGGCGCGGCCGTCGGCGCGGTCGGCGCGATCGCGCTCGGACTGACCTTCCTCGGGAACTGGACGGTGACCGTCTGCGCGTTCGTCGCCGGCCTGGCGACCGTGTTCCTCGTGTACGCGATGTCCCGCTCGGGCGGCCGTACGGAGGTGGTGACCCTGATCCTCACCGGCATCGCGGTGAACGCCTTCGCGGGCGCGCTGATCGGCCTCTTCATCTTCTTCGCCGACAACGCGCAGATCACCCAGATCACCTTCTGGCAGCTCGGCTCGCTCGCCCAGGCCACCTGGCCCAAGGTCCTCGCCGTGCTGCCCTGCGCGCTCCTCGGCCTGGCCGTCGCCCCCTTCCACTCCCGCCGGCTCGACCTGCTCGCACTCGGCGAACGGCCCGCCCGGCACCTGGGCGTGGACGTGGAGCGGCTGCGGATCGCGCTGATCCTGGTGGTGGCGCTGCTCACCGCGGCGGCGGTCGCGGTCGCCGGGATCATCACGTTCGTCGGCCTGCTCGTCCCGCACCTGCTGCGGATGGCGAACGGCCCCGGTCACCGGTTCCTGGTGCCGGGCAGCGCGCTGGGCGGCGCGGTCGTCCTCGCGGCCGGCGATCTGGCGGCCCGGACGGTCGCGGCCCCGGCCGAACTCCCCCTGGGCGTCCTCACCGCCCTCCTCGGCAGCCCCTTCTTCTTCTGGCTGCTGCGCAGGACCCGTCGTCGGCAAGGTGGTTGGGCATGA
- a CDS encoding heme ABC transporter ATP-binding protein: MTSMASVRWKALLPSRSTRALPSPAARGELVAEALGLRVSLGGRAVLDGVGIGVRAGEVLALVGPNGAGKSTLLAALAADLAPSDGEIRIGGRPAGDWSAGELALRRAVLPQAAALSFPFPVAEVVRMGRAPWVGTEREDEDEAAVALAMAATEVEAFAGRPFSALSGGERARVALARVLAQRTGLLLLDEPTAALDLRHQELVLRVCRERAAAGDAVVVVLHDLGLAAAHADRVAVLHGGRIEADGPPSEVLDAEVLSRVYRQPVEVFPHPRTGVPLVVPVRTDS, from the coding sequence ATGACGTCCATGGCATCCGTACGCTGGAAGGCTCTGCTTCCGAGCCGGAGCACGCGCGCCCTCCCCTCCCCCGCCGCGCGCGGCGAGCTCGTCGCCGAGGCGCTCGGGCTGCGGGTCTCGCTCGGCGGCCGGGCGGTGCTCGACGGCGTCGGGATCGGGGTGCGGGCCGGGGAGGTCCTGGCCCTGGTGGGACCCAACGGCGCCGGCAAGTCGACGCTGCTCGCCGCGCTCGCCGCCGATCTCGCCCCGAGCGACGGGGAGATACGGATCGGGGGGCGGCCCGCCGGTGACTGGTCGGCCGGTGAACTCGCCCTGCGCCGGGCGGTGCTGCCGCAGGCCGCCGCGCTCTCCTTCCCCTTCCCCGTCGCCGAGGTCGTCCGGATGGGAAGGGCGCCCTGGGTTGGGACCGAGCGGGAGGACGAGGACGAGGCGGCCGTCGCTCTCGCGATGGCCGCGACCGAGGTCGAGGCCTTCGCCGGGCGGCCGTTCTCCGCGCTGTCGGGCGGCGAGCGGGCCCGGGTCGCCCTGGCCCGCGTCCTGGCCCAGCGGACCGGGCTCCTGCTGCTCGACGAGCCGACCGCCGCGCTCGACCTGCGCCACCAGGAGCTGGTGCTCCGGGTCTGCCGGGAGCGCGCCGCGGCCGGGGACGCGGTGGTCGTCGTGCTGCACGACCTGGGGCTCGCCGCCGCCCACGCGGACCGGGTCGCGGTGCTGCACGGCGGCCGGATCGAGGCGGACGGCCCGCCGTCCGAGGTGCTCGACGCGGAGGTCCTGAGCCGGGTCTACCGGCAGCCGGTGGAGGTCTTCCCGCACCCGCGGACCGGGGTCCCCCTCGTCGTACCGGTCCGTACGGACTCCTGA
- a CDS encoding HtaA domain-containing protein, producing MLLSRPARALAVSLFTALLAALIPASAAHAESRTVQGGRLDWAIKSSFQGYVTGPIAHGSWGLTGGAATVGGSQFRFHSAQGSYDPGTGAFEAAFAGGVHFTGHRKTDGTNELDLTISRPRVVIQGGRGTLYADMASKAKGSGRMSVTAQVPLADLNLGGIDMRGGGSPVALDGVPATLTTQGAAAFAGYYPAGTQLDPVSLTVDVRAPKQATPSTAPTTAPPAAEPTAKPSTSPSSTATSPSAPASTSTIRTAAVDWGVRRTFREYVTGAIAQGKWTLADGAQDGGALFRFPSGKGTYDAKKQTLDAAFAGSVRFTGAHLDLTLAKVTAKVTGGKGTLAADVTSAGTTTKAVPLVTFTAPDFTPENGLAAVTEAPATLTEGGAKAFGGMYKAGTAMDPVSLAVTVDATAKLPALPDLGSGVTSSSAPTQGPVPSASSVPSPAAASTASTGTYVAIGAGVFLAAALAVFVAVRRRRPGTDTSTD from the coding sequence ATGCTGCTGTCCAGACCCGCCCGCGCGCTCGCCGTGAGCCTCTTCACGGCCCTGCTCGCCGCCCTGATCCCGGCCTCCGCCGCCCACGCGGAGAGCCGCACGGTGCAGGGCGGACGACTCGACTGGGCCATCAAGTCCTCCTTCCAGGGCTACGTCACCGGGCCCATCGCGCACGGCAGTTGGGGACTCACCGGCGGCGCCGCCACGGTCGGCGGCAGCCAGTTCCGCTTCCACTCCGCGCAGGGCTCGTACGACCCCGGGACCGGCGCCTTCGAGGCGGCCTTCGCCGGCGGCGTCCACTTCACGGGCCACCGGAAGACGGACGGCACGAACGAGCTGGACCTCACCATCAGCCGCCCCCGCGTCGTCATTCAGGGCGGCCGCGGCACCCTCTACGCCGACATGGCGAGCAAGGCCAAGGGCAGCGGCCGCATGAGCGTCACGGCCCAGGTGCCGCTGGCCGACCTGAACCTCGGCGGCATCGACATGCGCGGCGGCGGCAGCCCCGTCGCCCTCGACGGCGTGCCCGCCACGCTCACCACGCAGGGCGCGGCGGCCTTCGCCGGCTACTACCCGGCCGGTACACAGCTCGACCCCGTCAGCCTCACCGTCGACGTCCGGGCCCCGAAGCAGGCCACGCCGAGCACGGCGCCGACCACCGCTCCGCCGGCCGCCGAGCCGACTGCCAAGCCCTCCACGAGCCCGTCGTCCACGGCGACTTCCCCCAGCGCACCTGCGAGCACCAGCACCATCAGGACCGCCGCGGTCGACTGGGGCGTCCGCCGCACCTTCCGCGAGTACGTCACCGGTGCCATCGCCCAGGGCAAGTGGACCCTCGCCGACGGAGCCCAGGACGGCGGTGCGCTCTTCCGCTTCCCGAGCGGCAAGGGCACGTACGACGCGAAGAAGCAGACCCTCGACGCGGCCTTCGCGGGCAGCGTCCGCTTCACCGGCGCCCACCTCGACCTCACGCTCGCCAAGGTCACCGCGAAGGTGACCGGCGGCAAGGGCACGCTGGCCGCCGACGTCACCAGCGCCGGGACCACCACGAAGGCCGTCCCCCTGGTCACCTTCACCGCCCCGGACTTCACCCCGGAGAACGGCCTCGCCGCCGTCACCGAGGCCCCCGCCACCCTCACCGAGGGCGGCGCCAAGGCCTTTGGCGGTATGTACAAGGCGGGGACCGCGATGGACCCCGTGTCGCTCGCCGTCACGGTCGACGCCACGGCGAAGCTGCCCGCGCTCCCGGACCTCGGCAGTGGGGTCACGTCCTCCTCCGCCCCGACGCAAGGGCCGGTCCCGTCCGCCTCGTCCGTCCCCTCCCCGGCAGCGGCCTCGACGGCCTCCACCGGCACGTACGTCGCGATCGGCGCGGGCGTGTTCCTCGCCGCCGCGCTCGCGGTCTTCGTCGCCGTACGCCGTCGCCGTCCCGGCACCGACACCTCCACGGACTGA
- a CDS encoding heme/hemin ABC transporter substrate-binding protein: protein MRRTRLAGALTAVLALALAATGCGDGSGDGSAGTGAPASTKAATAPDRVEPLADPAGPRLPVTVPSADGRTVTVASTERIVPLSGSLNEIVFTLGLGGKVVARDITATFEQAAKLPVVTRAHDVSAESVLSLRPTVVLAESTTGPAEAVAQIRDAGIPLVVVKPAKDLADVGTRIAAVAAALGVRDSGTALKERTQERIDAVRKGIPAREEKPRVAFLYVRGSAAVYLLGGAESGASSLLEAAGAVDAGKESGLKKDFTPITSEALAQAAPDAILVMSKGLASVGGIDGLVKIPGVAQTPAGAAKRVVTVDDGVLLNYGPRTDQVLKSLVGQLYGEEK, encoded by the coding sequence GTGCGCAGAACTCGCCTCGCGGGAGCGCTGACAGCAGTGCTCGCCCTCGCCCTCGCGGCGACCGGCTGCGGTGACGGAAGCGGCGACGGAAGCGCCGGTACGGGCGCCCCGGCCTCCACCAAGGCCGCCACAGCTCCCGACCGGGTCGAGCCGCTCGCCGACCCGGCCGGGCCCCGACTGCCCGTCACCGTCCCCTCGGCGGACGGGCGCACCGTCACCGTCGCCTCCACCGAGCGGATCGTGCCGCTCAGCGGTTCCCTCAACGAGATCGTCTTCACCCTCGGTCTCGGCGGGAAGGTCGTCGCCCGCGACATCACCGCCACCTTCGAACAGGCCGCGAAGCTCCCGGTGGTGACCCGCGCCCATGACGTCTCCGCCGAGAGCGTGCTCTCGCTACGGCCGACCGTCGTCCTCGCCGAGTCCACCACCGGACCGGCCGAGGCCGTCGCCCAGATCCGGGACGCGGGCATCCCCCTCGTCGTCGTGAAGCCCGCCAAGGACCTCGCGGACGTCGGCACCCGCATCGCCGCGGTCGCCGCCGCCCTCGGCGTACGCGACTCCGGCACCGCGCTCAAGGAGCGCACCCAGGAGCGGATCGACGCCGTCCGGAAGGGGATCCCGGCCCGCGAGGAGAAGCCGCGGGTGGCCTTCCTCTACGTCCGCGGCTCGGCCGCCGTCTATCTGCTCGGCGGCGCCGAGTCCGGCGCGAGCTCCCTGCTCGAAGCGGCCGGCGCGGTCGACGCGGGCAAGGAGTCCGGGCTGAAGAAGGACTTCACCCCCATCACCAGCGAGGCCCTGGCGCAGGCCGCGCCCGACGCGATCCTCGTCATGAGCAAGGGGCTCGCCTCGGTCGGCGGGATCGACGGCCTGGTGAAGATCCCGGGCGTCGCGCAGACCCCGGCCGGCGCCGCCAAGCGGGTCGTCACCGTCGACGACGGCGTGCTCCTCAACTACGGCCCGCGCACCGACCAGGTCCTGAAGTCCCTCGTCGGCCAGTTGTACGGGGAGGAGAAGTGA
- a CDS encoding FG-GAP repeat domain-containing protein has product MPRWGRGGHVTGVLAAGLLLVGLVPQQAAAATVPNGEVVAATIVNRPVDARWSARLTETDGTTHYARDAAAVENGTSGVPKVGIGTVLNGLNRTGRPLCHATNAAGAQGFCWDAADDVATGYTHVAQGLTGSGEAPENAALVGQRRIVVTSWYPKAAGGAIRVTFADVTDPAQVTYRHVALVKPTATGYTALTGHAHSVTWYKNRLYVSTGAGMALFDLTRFWDTNAGGTAFGVSNGTYYTPGYEYALPQLDEFRYADYTPGSCGTYAATPAPPCFTGASLDLSGPEPALVTVELNGVQEKQQQRFLDPGVILRWPLDATGLPRTVKEQTGQDPVVEVERARPSDAYTSTVSGAQGIAMNRGRFVVSAPCPEFVEGGANIPSCLYHAWPGEPVRLWTRTGVNNENVSYWPATDELWTVNEAPGNLTVFHIRWPRPELPVRSLTGLGGSLTGSALPDVIAIRPKASAGAGIGSGNLVLYPGAAGGVAARSSIGTSWDSMRLVAGVGNLDTGPRPDVLAVDDGGALWLYPGAADGLGSRTSVSATGWGVVTRMTGVGNMTGDAHPDLMAIWANGDAYLYEGRPGGLGTSHRIGTSWNTMRLVTGAGDLTGDARPDVLAVDDGGKLWLYPGNTSGGLGARKEVSTGWGIVRTMAGVGDLTGDGLPDVLAVWEDGTARLYPGRVDGLGASSPVDLGWGAR; this is encoded by the coding sequence ATGCCCAGGTGGGGTCGTGGCGGTCACGTCACGGGAGTGCTGGCGGCGGGGTTGTTGCTCGTCGGTCTGGTGCCGCAGCAGGCAGCGGCGGCGACCGTACCGAACGGCGAGGTCGTCGCCGCGACGATCGTGAACCGGCCGGTCGACGCACGCTGGTCGGCGCGTCTGACGGAGACGGACGGGACGACGCACTACGCGCGGGACGCGGCCGCGGTCGAGAACGGCACGAGCGGGGTGCCGAAGGTCGGCATCGGCACCGTGCTGAACGGTCTGAACCGGACCGGACGCCCCCTGTGCCACGCGACCAACGCGGCGGGCGCACAGGGCTTCTGCTGGGACGCGGCCGACGACGTGGCCACGGGGTACACCCATGTCGCCCAGGGCCTCACGGGCTCCGGCGAGGCACCGGAGAACGCCGCGCTCGTGGGCCAGCGGCGGATCGTGGTCACCAGTTGGTACCCGAAGGCGGCCGGAGGGGCGATCCGGGTCACCTTCGCGGACGTGACCGATCCCGCGCAGGTCACGTACCGGCATGTCGCACTCGTGAAGCCGACCGCCACGGGCTACACCGCGCTGACCGGCCACGCCCACTCGGTGACCTGGTACAAGAACCGTCTGTACGTCTCCACCGGCGCCGGCATGGCGCTCTTCGACCTCACCCGGTTCTGGGACACCAACGCGGGCGGCACCGCCTTCGGCGTCTCGAACGGCACGTACTACACCCCGGGGTACGAGTACGCGCTGCCGCAGCTCGACGAGTTCCGGTACGCGGACTACACGCCCGGCAGTTGCGGCACCTACGCGGCCACCCCCGCGCCGCCGTGCTTCACCGGCGCCTCGCTCGACCTGAGCGGCCCCGAGCCGGCCCTCGTCACCGTCGAGTTGAACGGGGTGCAGGAAAAGCAGCAGCAGCGGTTCCTGGACCCGGGGGTGATCCTGCGCTGGCCGCTGGACGCCACGGGACTGCCCCGGACGGTGAAGGAGCAGACCGGCCAGGACCCCGTGGTCGAGGTCGAGAGGGCCCGACCGTCCGACGCCTACACCTCCACCGTCAGTGGGGCGCAGGGCATCGCGATGAACCGGGGCCGGTTCGTCGTCTCCGCGCCGTGCCCCGAGTTCGTCGAGGGTGGGGCGAACATCCCCAGCTGCCTGTACCACGCCTGGCCCGGTGAGCCCGTGCGGCTGTGGACCCGTACCGGCGTCAACAACGAGAACGTCTCGTACTGGCCCGCGACCGACGAGCTGTGGACCGTCAACGAGGCCCCGGGGAACCTGACCGTCTTCCACATCCGATGGCCCAGGCCCGAACTGCCGGTGCGCTCCCTCACCGGCCTCGGCGGGAGCCTGACCGGCTCCGCCCTGCCGGACGTGATCGCGATCCGGCCGAAGGCTTCGGCGGGCGCGGGCATCGGCAGCGGCAACCTCGTCCTGTATCCCGGGGCCGCGGGGGGTGTGGCCGCCCGCTCGTCCATCGGCACCAGCTGGGACTCCATGCGCCTCGTGGCCGGTGTCGGCAACCTCGACACCGGCCCCCGGCCGGACGTCCTCGCCGTGGACGACGGCGGGGCCCTGTGGCTCTACCCGGGCGCCGCCGACGGTCTCGGCAGCCGTACGTCGGTCTCGGCCACCGGCTGGGGCGTCGTGACGCGGATGACGGGGGTCGGCAACATGACCGGCGACGCGCACCCGGATCTCATGGCGATCTGGGCGAACGGTGACGCCTACCTCTATGAGGGCCGGCCGGGCGGTCTCGGTACGAGTCACAGGATCGGGACGAGCTGGAACACCATGCGCCTGGTGACGGGCGCGGGCGATCTGACCGGCGACGCCCGGCCGGACGTCCTCGCGGTGGACGACGGCGGAAAGCTGTGGCTGTACCCGGGCAACACGTCCGGGGGGCTCGGCGCTCGCAAGGAGGTGTCGACCGGCTGGGGCATCGTGCGGACCATGGCCGGTGTCGGCGACCTGACCGGAGACGGACTGCCGGACGTCCTCGCCGTCTGGGAGGACGGCACGGCCCGGCTCTACCCGGGCCGCGTCGACGGCCTGGGCGCCAGCAGCCCGGTCGATCTGGGCTGGGGCGCCCGCTAG
- the efeO gene encoding iron uptake system protein EfeO, producing MRAVRLSVVTAAATAAALTAVTGCAEKSDAKGADGAVTVIAKDDSCEVSKKEFPAGHVTLAVENRGSKVTEVYVLHPDDRIVTERENIGPGTKATITAEIKAGTYTIACKPGMVGDGIRQQVTLTGAGAATAERSPEMDAAVAAYRQYVQAQADATLPKVKVFTDAVRAGDMDAAKKAYAESRIGWERTEPVAESFGDIDPKVDVREDGLEEGQDPAKDWTGWHRLEKALWKDKKLGAAEKQLADTLDKDLADWVKRVGKAEITPTSMANGAKELLDEVATGKVTGEEERYSHTDLVDFKANVEGAQKSFDLLKPVATKNDPKLVAELDKQFAALNTLLDKYRTDKTSYVFTSYEKVGPAERKELSDGVNALAEPLSKLAAAVVK from the coding sequence ATGCGAGCCGTCCGCCTCTCCGTCGTCACCGCCGCCGCGACCGCGGCCGCCCTGACCGCCGTCACGGGCTGCGCCGAGAAGAGCGACGCCAAGGGAGCGGACGGCGCGGTCACCGTGATCGCCAAGGACGACTCCTGCGAGGTGTCGAAGAAGGAGTTCCCGGCCGGTCACGTGACGCTCGCCGTCGAGAACCGCGGCTCCAAGGTCACCGAGGTCTACGTCCTCCACCCGGACGACCGGATCGTCACCGAGCGCGAGAACATCGGCCCCGGCACCAAGGCCACGATCACCGCCGAGATCAAGGCCGGCACCTACACGATCGCCTGCAAGCCCGGCATGGTCGGCGACGGCATCCGCCAGCAGGTCACGCTCACCGGCGCCGGTGCCGCGACCGCCGAGCGCTCCCCGGAGATGGACGCCGCCGTCGCCGCCTACCGCCAGTACGTCCAGGCGCAGGCCGACGCGACCCTCCCCAAGGTGAAGGTCTTCACCGACGCCGTCCGCGCCGGTGACATGGACGCCGCGAAGAAGGCGTACGCCGAGTCCCGTATCGGCTGGGAGCGCACCGAGCCCGTCGCCGAGTCCTTCGGCGACATCGACCCCAAGGTCGACGTCCGCGAGGACGGCCTGGAGGAGGGCCAGGACCCGGCGAAGGACTGGACCGGCTGGCACCGCCTGGAGAAGGCGCTCTGGAAGGACAAGAAGCTCGGCGCCGCCGAGAAGCAGCTCGCGGACACCCTGGACAAGGACCTCGCGGACTGGGTGAAGCGCGTCGGCAAGGCCGAGATCACCCCGACCTCGATGGCCAACGGCGCCAAGGAGCTCCTGGACGAGGTCGCCACCGGCAAGGTCACCGGCGAGGAGGAGCGCTACTCCCACACCGACCTCGTCGACTTCAAGGCGAACGTCGAGGGCGCGCAGAAGTCCTTCGACCTGCTCAAGCCGGTCGCCACGAAGAACGACCCGAAGCTCGTCGCCGAACTCGACAAGCAGTTCGCCGCGCTGAACACGCTGCTCGACAAGTACCGCACGGACAAGACGAGCTACGTCTTCACCTCGTACGAGAAGGTCGGCCCGGCCGAGCGCAAGGAGCTGTCGGACGGCGTCAACGCGCTGGCCGAGCCGCTCTCCAAGCTCGCCGCCGCCGTCGTCAAGTAG